The Daucus carota subsp. sativus chromosome 2, DH1 v3.0, whole genome shotgun sequence genome includes a window with the following:
- the LOC108206408 gene encoding uncharacterized protein LOC108206408 isoform X3, whose product MEPDLPLLEISGEDDSLIQQTPTSLNDAVKVADSFFSLSPMQLPISPIKQSMENNVAPKRPSCLSPKAINKENMNFNKAEGPKLTPHQMKRRKRGYNLRKSLAWDKAFFTEEGVLDPDELSMISGTYGNSCGEALSAISEERTKSPYSSSKYRFVSENLQASSANKNINNGAMLLPRRNLVAAESKVTEEVCSNSSSCNRSGIKTGRCPRPLPPSTLKRPAHVHNTKSAKKDSHLPKIPDYKSGLHSLPRTSKISMLGTSQLKHNPIITHKNLSLEGSCKIVKSTQNKEKSVSKCTQLPSKASVQPSKENMVNTSSEVNVLTNAQTSHSRKLTRISEPNQNTVIPSSTLLSGEGLNRPKEVAGLLPQRTSITVGNESQLQKMKPSGLRMPSPSLGYFGQNNTQPSNIPKCTAIGSRKFVRDFRAPHAPSNKSMDIPENSVSAQCSELGPSKAAMHKAIKSDLMVSNMKNVNITLVPDKSSESKRSKPDMHGDFVTEETVGRHGKQKYINDITDLLDTNIQITNNLKVLKSGTCEKSREDNHGRRISTHGNFTLTSEQFGEESNLSSLDTMFDPCFMNSVEAYRKDKDASTSTRKQAERGTEPNCTKITQHNPVPFCNDWLASVDGANEEHDEPFMQLPEPVKLFACDANQGSYVEIHSLGCDISKDTSSNMEDNDVKALSSCGTERKSNEFLCKSKHSGQENEATTIVHQLSDSTDLTGQLQDHNDIERKSSILMDNLELQSPCLRVECYQFNSQFYSKEFRGEKVNTSDEFVIQERSRGSKSERNCSEVIFALSPAQNQDAEFDITLLTEQPSLKAQFDLVEVSPAVDIQNCSTDTQFRHEVLPSDNTTSLNAHKPFLGEVCGSLVQCDQALKHESDESVAHSSRDNAIMECVADESWLDSTGEGKTVDVSQNDYSGRIVEESLMLRTSNNSEFANLESAHEDTNGIDNLSSKSCIQISHGQHMNIIATSEQFEEEQNLSTSGIVSDKCSGNSDNTYVNDSDATLSMKHSESGRKCNSLIVPQPDAVPFSDEWLAAIEAAGEDILTKKSGAVQNSPTDKSLPEPSPWSPVKRKINEIGPFDCTKCINTQPADL is encoded by the exons ATGGAACCCGATCTGCCGCTGCTCGAGATCTCTGGCGAAGACGATTCTCTAATTCAACAAACTCCTACTTCCCTAAACGACGCCGTTAAAGTCGCCGACTCTTTCTTCTCACTCTCGCCGATGCAACTCCCGATATCTCCGATTAAAC AGAGCATGGAAAACAATGTGGCTCCAAAGAGACCAAGTTGTTTATCTCCAAAAGCCATCAACAAAGAGAATATGAATTTTAACAAGGCAGAGGGCCCAAAACTTACTCCTCATCAAATGAAAAGGAGAAAAAGAGGTTACAATCTACGAAAAAGCTTAGCTTGGGACAAAGCCTTTTTTACTGAAGAAG GTGTTTTGGATCCTGATGAACTATCAATGATTAGTGGGACATATGGTAACTCATGTGGAGAGGCATTGTCTGCTATTAGTGAAGAAAGAACAAAGTCACCCTACAGTAGTTCCAAGTACAGAtttgtttctgaaaatttgCAGGCATCCTCAGCAAATAAGAATATAAACAATGGTGCTATGTTGCTTCCTCGACGTAATTTAGTAGCTGCTGAGTCTAAG GTAACAGAGGAAGTTTGTTCAAATAGTAGTAGCTGTAATAGAAGTGGGATTAAGACTGGTAGATGTCCAAGACCTTTGCCGCCATCTAC TCTAAAGAGACCTGCACATGTGCATAATACCAAATCTGCAAAGAAGGATTCACATCTTCCTAAAATTCCAGATTACAAGTCTGGTCTTCATTCACTTCCAAGAACTTCTAAGATCAGCATGCTTGGGACAAGCCAGTTGAAGCATAATCcaa TAATCACTCACAAGAATTTGTCTCTTGAAGGCTCCTGTAAAATAGTCAAAAGTActcaaaataaagaaaaatctgTTTCCAAGTGTACACAGTTACCCTCCAAAGCTTCAGTTCAACCTTCTAAAGAGAATATG GTGAACACATCATCGGAAGTTAATGTACTCACCAATGCACAAACTTCACATTCTAGAAAACTTACTAGGATTTCAGAGCCAAATCAGAATACAGTTATTCCTTCTAGTACATTACTTTCAGGTGAAGGTCTGAACAGACCAAAGGAAGTTGCAGGTTTGCTTCCTCAGAGAACTTCTATTACCGTAGGGAACGAGTCTCAGCTTCAGAAAATGAAACCATCAGGTTTGAGAATGCCGTCGCCATCATTAGGCTATTTTGGTCAG AATAATACTCAACCTAGCAATATTCCGAAGTGTACTGCAATTGGTTCCCGAAAATTCGTTCGCGACTTTAGGGCGCCACATGCACCAAGTAACAAATCTATGGACATTCCAGAAAATTCAGTAAGTGCGCAATGCTCGGAACTTGGTCCTTCTAAAGCTGCTATGCACAAAGCAATCAAGTCAGATTTAATGGTCAGTAATATGAAGAATGTTAACATAACACTCGTGCCGGATAAAAGTTCTGAATCTAAAAGGTCTAAGCCTGACATGCATGGTGATTTTGTTACTGAAGAAACTGTTGGCAGACATGGGAAAcagaaatatattaatgatattacTGATCTGTTGGATACCAATATACAGATCACAAATAATCTAAAGGTCTTAAAAAGTGGAACCTGTGAGAAGTCACGAGAAGATAACCATGGAAGAAGAATTTCTACACATGGTAACTTTACTTTGACTTCTGAGCAATTTGGAGAAGAATCAAACCTGTCTAGTTTAGACACTATGTTTGATCCGTGCTTTATGAATAGTGTAGAGGCCTACAGAAAGGACAAGGATGCAAGTACATCAAC CAGAAAACAAGCTGAAAGGGGTACAGAACCTAATTGTACAAAAATAACTCAGCATAATCCTGTTCCCTTCTGCAATGATTGGTTGGCTTCTGTTGATGGTGCCAATGAG GAGCATGATGAACCCTTTATGCAACTACCGGAACCAGTAAAACTTTTTGCATGTGATGCTAATCAAGGCTCTTATGTGGAAATTCACTCACTTGGTTGTGATATCTCAAAAGATACAAGTAGCAATATGGAAGATAATGATGTAAAAGCTCTATCTTCCTGTGGAACTGAGCGGAAAAGCAATGAATTTCTGTGTAAAAGCAAACACTCTGGGcaggagaatgaagctactactATTGTTCATCAACTATCTGATAGTACAGATCTGACAGGACAACTACAGGACCACAACGATATAGAGAGGAAATCTAGTATTTTAATGGATAATTTAGAGCTTCAAAGTCCTTGCCTTAGAGTGGAATGCTACCAGTTTAACTCTCAATTTTATTCTAAAGAATTCCGAGGTGAAAAGGTCAATACAAGTGATGAGTTTGTCATTCAAGAAAGAAGCAGGGGtagtaaaagtgaaagaaattGTTCTGAGGTCATTTTTGCCCTATCACCAGCCCAAAATCAAGATGCTGAATTTGATATAACTCTATTAACTGAGCAACCTTCTTTAAAGGCACAATTTGATCTTGTAGAGGTTAGTCCGGCAGTTGACATTCAAAACTGCTCCACTGATACACAATTCAGGCATGAAGTTTTGCCCTCTGATAACACTACTTCCTTAAATGCGCACAAGCCTTTTTTAGGTGAAGTATGTGGCTCACTGGTCCAATGCGATCAGGCTTTAAAACATGAAAGCGACGAAAGTGTTGCACATAGCTCTAGAGATAATGCTATCATGGAGTGTGTTGCAGATGAATCTTGGTTAGACAGTACTGGAGAGGGCAAAACTGTTGATGTTTCGCAAAACGATTACTCTGGCAGAATTGTAGAGGAAAGTTTGATGTTACGAACTTCAAATAATTCTGAATTTGCAAACTTGGAGTCGGCACATGAAGATACAAATGGAATAGATAATCTGAGCAGCAAGTCTTGTATTCAAATATCACATGGGCAACATATGAACATTATTGCAACAAGTGAGCAATTTGAAGAGGAACAAAACCTATCTACTTCAGGCATTGTATCTGATAAGTGTTCTGGGAACAGTGACAATACCTACGTGAATGACAGTGATGCAACTTTATCAAT GAAGCATTCTGAAAGTGGGAGAAAATGTAATAGTTTGATAGTACCACAACCAGATGCTGTTCCGTTCTCTGATGAATGGTTGGCTGCTATTGAAGCTGCTGGCGAG GATATATTGACAAAGAAAAGCGGTGCTGTACAAAATTCACCTACCGACAAATCCCTTCCAGAACCAAGTCCATGGTCTCCG GTGAAACGAAAGATCAATGAGATTGGACCTTTTGATTGTACAAAATGCATCAACACCCAGCCTGCGGATTTGTAG
- the LOC108206408 gene encoding uncharacterized protein LOC108206408 isoform X2, giving the protein MEPDLPLLEISGEDDSLIQQTPTSLNDAVKVADSFFSLSPMQLPISPIKQSMENNVAPKRPSCLSPKAINKENMNFNKAEGPKLTPHQMKRRKRGYNLRKSLAWDKAFFTEEGVLDPDELSMISGTYGNSCGEALSAISEERTKSPYSSSKYRFVSENLQASSANKNINNGAMLLPRRNLVAAESKVTEEVCSNSSSCNRSGIKTGRCPRPLPPSTLKRPAHVHNTKSAKKDSHLPKIPDYKSGLHSLPRTSKISMLGTSQLKHNPTVITHKNLSLEGSCKIVKSTQNKEKSVSKCTQLPSKASVQPSKENMVNTSSEVNVLTNAQTSHSRKLTRISEPNQNTVIPSSTLLSGEGLNRPKEVAGLLPQRTSITVGNESQLQKMKPSGLRMPSPSLGYFGQNNTQPSNIPKCTAIGSRKFVRDFRAPHAPSNKSMDIPENSVSAQCSELGPSKAAMHKAIKSDLMVSNMKNVNITLVPDKSSESKRSKPDMHGDFVTEETVGRHGKQKYINDITDLLDTNIQITNNLKVLKSGTCEKSREDNHGRRISTHGNFTLTSEQFGEESNLSSLDTMFDPCFMNSVEAYRKDKDASTSTKQAERGTEPNCTKITQHNPVPFCNDWLASVDGANEEHDEPFMQLPEPVKLFACDANQGSYVEIHSLGCDISKDTSSNMEDNDVKALSSCGTERKSNEFLCKSKHSGQENEATTIVHQLSDSTDLTGQLQDHNDIERKSSILMDNLELQSPCLRVECYQFNSQFYSKEFRGEKVNTSDEFVIQERSRGSKSERNCSEVIFALSPAQNQDAEFDITLLTEQPSLKAQFDLVEVSPAVDIQNCSTDTQFRHEVLPSDNTTSLNAHKPFLGEVCGSLVQCDQALKHESDESVAHSSRDNAIMECVADESWLDSTGEGKTVDVSQNDYSGRIVEESLMLRTSNNSEFANLESAHEDTNGIDNLSSKSCIQISHGQHMNIIATSEQFEEEQNLSTSGIVSDKCSGNSDNTYVNDSDATLSMKHSESGRKCNSLIVPQPDAVPFSDEWLAAIEAAGEDILTKKSGAVQNSPTDKSLPEPSPWSPVKRKINEIGPFDCTKCINTQPADL; this is encoded by the exons ATGGAACCCGATCTGCCGCTGCTCGAGATCTCTGGCGAAGACGATTCTCTAATTCAACAAACTCCTACTTCCCTAAACGACGCCGTTAAAGTCGCCGACTCTTTCTTCTCACTCTCGCCGATGCAACTCCCGATATCTCCGATTAAAC AGAGCATGGAAAACAATGTGGCTCCAAAGAGACCAAGTTGTTTATCTCCAAAAGCCATCAACAAAGAGAATATGAATTTTAACAAGGCAGAGGGCCCAAAACTTACTCCTCATCAAATGAAAAGGAGAAAAAGAGGTTACAATCTACGAAAAAGCTTAGCTTGGGACAAAGCCTTTTTTACTGAAGAAG GTGTTTTGGATCCTGATGAACTATCAATGATTAGTGGGACATATGGTAACTCATGTGGAGAGGCATTGTCTGCTATTAGTGAAGAAAGAACAAAGTCACCCTACAGTAGTTCCAAGTACAGAtttgtttctgaaaatttgCAGGCATCCTCAGCAAATAAGAATATAAACAATGGTGCTATGTTGCTTCCTCGACGTAATTTAGTAGCTGCTGAGTCTAAG GTAACAGAGGAAGTTTGTTCAAATAGTAGTAGCTGTAATAGAAGTGGGATTAAGACTGGTAGATGTCCAAGACCTTTGCCGCCATCTAC TCTAAAGAGACCTGCACATGTGCATAATACCAAATCTGCAAAGAAGGATTCACATCTTCCTAAAATTCCAGATTACAAGTCTGGTCTTCATTCACTTCCAAGAACTTCTAAGATCAGCATGCTTGGGACAAGCCAGTTGAAGCATAATCcaa CAGTAATCACTCACAAGAATTTGTCTCTTGAAGGCTCCTGTAAAATAGTCAAAAGTActcaaaataaagaaaaatctgTTTCCAAGTGTACACAGTTACCCTCCAAAGCTTCAGTTCAACCTTCTAAAGAGAATATG GTGAACACATCATCGGAAGTTAATGTACTCACCAATGCACAAACTTCACATTCTAGAAAACTTACTAGGATTTCAGAGCCAAATCAGAATACAGTTATTCCTTCTAGTACATTACTTTCAGGTGAAGGTCTGAACAGACCAAAGGAAGTTGCAGGTTTGCTTCCTCAGAGAACTTCTATTACCGTAGGGAACGAGTCTCAGCTTCAGAAAATGAAACCATCAGGTTTGAGAATGCCGTCGCCATCATTAGGCTATTTTGGTCAG AATAATACTCAACCTAGCAATATTCCGAAGTGTACTGCAATTGGTTCCCGAAAATTCGTTCGCGACTTTAGGGCGCCACATGCACCAAGTAACAAATCTATGGACATTCCAGAAAATTCAGTAAGTGCGCAATGCTCGGAACTTGGTCCTTCTAAAGCTGCTATGCACAAAGCAATCAAGTCAGATTTAATGGTCAGTAATATGAAGAATGTTAACATAACACTCGTGCCGGATAAAAGTTCTGAATCTAAAAGGTCTAAGCCTGACATGCATGGTGATTTTGTTACTGAAGAAACTGTTGGCAGACATGGGAAAcagaaatatattaatgatattacTGATCTGTTGGATACCAATATACAGATCACAAATAATCTAAAGGTCTTAAAAAGTGGAACCTGTGAGAAGTCACGAGAAGATAACCATGGAAGAAGAATTTCTACACATGGTAACTTTACTTTGACTTCTGAGCAATTTGGAGAAGAATCAAACCTGTCTAGTTTAGACACTATGTTTGATCCGTGCTTTATGAATAGTGTAGAGGCCTACAGAAAGGACAAGGATGCAAGTACATCAAC AAAACAAGCTGAAAGGGGTACAGAACCTAATTGTACAAAAATAACTCAGCATAATCCTGTTCCCTTCTGCAATGATTGGTTGGCTTCTGTTGATGGTGCCAATGAG GAGCATGATGAACCCTTTATGCAACTACCGGAACCAGTAAAACTTTTTGCATGTGATGCTAATCAAGGCTCTTATGTGGAAATTCACTCACTTGGTTGTGATATCTCAAAAGATACAAGTAGCAATATGGAAGATAATGATGTAAAAGCTCTATCTTCCTGTGGAACTGAGCGGAAAAGCAATGAATTTCTGTGTAAAAGCAAACACTCTGGGcaggagaatgaagctactactATTGTTCATCAACTATCTGATAGTACAGATCTGACAGGACAACTACAGGACCACAACGATATAGAGAGGAAATCTAGTATTTTAATGGATAATTTAGAGCTTCAAAGTCCTTGCCTTAGAGTGGAATGCTACCAGTTTAACTCTCAATTTTATTCTAAAGAATTCCGAGGTGAAAAGGTCAATACAAGTGATGAGTTTGTCATTCAAGAAAGAAGCAGGGGtagtaaaagtgaaagaaattGTTCTGAGGTCATTTTTGCCCTATCACCAGCCCAAAATCAAGATGCTGAATTTGATATAACTCTATTAACTGAGCAACCTTCTTTAAAGGCACAATTTGATCTTGTAGAGGTTAGTCCGGCAGTTGACATTCAAAACTGCTCCACTGATACACAATTCAGGCATGAAGTTTTGCCCTCTGATAACACTACTTCCTTAAATGCGCACAAGCCTTTTTTAGGTGAAGTATGTGGCTCACTGGTCCAATGCGATCAGGCTTTAAAACATGAAAGCGACGAAAGTGTTGCACATAGCTCTAGAGATAATGCTATCATGGAGTGTGTTGCAGATGAATCTTGGTTAGACAGTACTGGAGAGGGCAAAACTGTTGATGTTTCGCAAAACGATTACTCTGGCAGAATTGTAGAGGAAAGTTTGATGTTACGAACTTCAAATAATTCTGAATTTGCAAACTTGGAGTCGGCACATGAAGATACAAATGGAATAGATAATCTGAGCAGCAAGTCTTGTATTCAAATATCACATGGGCAACATATGAACATTATTGCAACAAGTGAGCAATTTGAAGAGGAACAAAACCTATCTACTTCAGGCATTGTATCTGATAAGTGTTCTGGGAACAGTGACAATACCTACGTGAATGACAGTGATGCAACTTTATCAAT GAAGCATTCTGAAAGTGGGAGAAAATGTAATAGTTTGATAGTACCACAACCAGATGCTGTTCCGTTCTCTGATGAATGGTTGGCTGCTATTGAAGCTGCTGGCGAG GATATATTGACAAAGAAAAGCGGTGCTGTACAAAATTCACCTACCGACAAATCCCTTCCAGAACCAAGTCCATGGTCTCCG GTGAAACGAAAGATCAATGAGATTGGACCTTTTGATTGTACAAAATGCATCAACACCCAGCCTGCGGATTTGTAG
- the LOC108206408 gene encoding uncharacterized protein LOC108206408 isoform X1 has protein sequence MEPDLPLLEISGEDDSLIQQTPTSLNDAVKVADSFFSLSPMQLPISPIKQSMENNVAPKRPSCLSPKAINKENMNFNKAEGPKLTPHQMKRRKRGYNLRKSLAWDKAFFTEEGVLDPDELSMISGTYGNSCGEALSAISEERTKSPYSSSKYRFVSENLQASSANKNINNGAMLLPRRNLVAAESKVTEEVCSNSSSCNRSGIKTGRCPRPLPPSTLKRPAHVHNTKSAKKDSHLPKIPDYKSGLHSLPRTSKISMLGTSQLKHNPTVITHKNLSLEGSCKIVKSTQNKEKSVSKCTQLPSKASVQPSKENMVNTSSEVNVLTNAQTSHSRKLTRISEPNQNTVIPSSTLLSGEGLNRPKEVAGLLPQRTSITVGNESQLQKMKPSGLRMPSPSLGYFGQNNTQPSNIPKCTAIGSRKFVRDFRAPHAPSNKSMDIPENSVSAQCSELGPSKAAMHKAIKSDLMVSNMKNVNITLVPDKSSESKRSKPDMHGDFVTEETVGRHGKQKYINDITDLLDTNIQITNNLKVLKSGTCEKSREDNHGRRISTHGNFTLTSEQFGEESNLSSLDTMFDPCFMNSVEAYRKDKDASTSTRKQAERGTEPNCTKITQHNPVPFCNDWLASVDGANEEHDEPFMQLPEPVKLFACDANQGSYVEIHSLGCDISKDTSSNMEDNDVKALSSCGTERKSNEFLCKSKHSGQENEATTIVHQLSDSTDLTGQLQDHNDIERKSSILMDNLELQSPCLRVECYQFNSQFYSKEFRGEKVNTSDEFVIQERSRGSKSERNCSEVIFALSPAQNQDAEFDITLLTEQPSLKAQFDLVEVSPAVDIQNCSTDTQFRHEVLPSDNTTSLNAHKPFLGEVCGSLVQCDQALKHESDESVAHSSRDNAIMECVADESWLDSTGEGKTVDVSQNDYSGRIVEESLMLRTSNNSEFANLESAHEDTNGIDNLSSKSCIQISHGQHMNIIATSEQFEEEQNLSTSGIVSDKCSGNSDNTYVNDSDATLSMKHSESGRKCNSLIVPQPDAVPFSDEWLAAIEAAGEDILTKKSGAVQNSPTDKSLPEPSPWSPVKRKINEIGPFDCTKCINTQPADL, from the exons ATGGAACCCGATCTGCCGCTGCTCGAGATCTCTGGCGAAGACGATTCTCTAATTCAACAAACTCCTACTTCCCTAAACGACGCCGTTAAAGTCGCCGACTCTTTCTTCTCACTCTCGCCGATGCAACTCCCGATATCTCCGATTAAAC AGAGCATGGAAAACAATGTGGCTCCAAAGAGACCAAGTTGTTTATCTCCAAAAGCCATCAACAAAGAGAATATGAATTTTAACAAGGCAGAGGGCCCAAAACTTACTCCTCATCAAATGAAAAGGAGAAAAAGAGGTTACAATCTACGAAAAAGCTTAGCTTGGGACAAAGCCTTTTTTACTGAAGAAG GTGTTTTGGATCCTGATGAACTATCAATGATTAGTGGGACATATGGTAACTCATGTGGAGAGGCATTGTCTGCTATTAGTGAAGAAAGAACAAAGTCACCCTACAGTAGTTCCAAGTACAGAtttgtttctgaaaatttgCAGGCATCCTCAGCAAATAAGAATATAAACAATGGTGCTATGTTGCTTCCTCGACGTAATTTAGTAGCTGCTGAGTCTAAG GTAACAGAGGAAGTTTGTTCAAATAGTAGTAGCTGTAATAGAAGTGGGATTAAGACTGGTAGATGTCCAAGACCTTTGCCGCCATCTAC TCTAAAGAGACCTGCACATGTGCATAATACCAAATCTGCAAAGAAGGATTCACATCTTCCTAAAATTCCAGATTACAAGTCTGGTCTTCATTCACTTCCAAGAACTTCTAAGATCAGCATGCTTGGGACAAGCCAGTTGAAGCATAATCcaa CAGTAATCACTCACAAGAATTTGTCTCTTGAAGGCTCCTGTAAAATAGTCAAAAGTActcaaaataaagaaaaatctgTTTCCAAGTGTACACAGTTACCCTCCAAAGCTTCAGTTCAACCTTCTAAAGAGAATATG GTGAACACATCATCGGAAGTTAATGTACTCACCAATGCACAAACTTCACATTCTAGAAAACTTACTAGGATTTCAGAGCCAAATCAGAATACAGTTATTCCTTCTAGTACATTACTTTCAGGTGAAGGTCTGAACAGACCAAAGGAAGTTGCAGGTTTGCTTCCTCAGAGAACTTCTATTACCGTAGGGAACGAGTCTCAGCTTCAGAAAATGAAACCATCAGGTTTGAGAATGCCGTCGCCATCATTAGGCTATTTTGGTCAG AATAATACTCAACCTAGCAATATTCCGAAGTGTACTGCAATTGGTTCCCGAAAATTCGTTCGCGACTTTAGGGCGCCACATGCACCAAGTAACAAATCTATGGACATTCCAGAAAATTCAGTAAGTGCGCAATGCTCGGAACTTGGTCCTTCTAAAGCTGCTATGCACAAAGCAATCAAGTCAGATTTAATGGTCAGTAATATGAAGAATGTTAACATAACACTCGTGCCGGATAAAAGTTCTGAATCTAAAAGGTCTAAGCCTGACATGCATGGTGATTTTGTTACTGAAGAAACTGTTGGCAGACATGGGAAAcagaaatatattaatgatattacTGATCTGTTGGATACCAATATACAGATCACAAATAATCTAAAGGTCTTAAAAAGTGGAACCTGTGAGAAGTCACGAGAAGATAACCATGGAAGAAGAATTTCTACACATGGTAACTTTACTTTGACTTCTGAGCAATTTGGAGAAGAATCAAACCTGTCTAGTTTAGACACTATGTTTGATCCGTGCTTTATGAATAGTGTAGAGGCCTACAGAAAGGACAAGGATGCAAGTACATCAAC CAGAAAACAAGCTGAAAGGGGTACAGAACCTAATTGTACAAAAATAACTCAGCATAATCCTGTTCCCTTCTGCAATGATTGGTTGGCTTCTGTTGATGGTGCCAATGAG GAGCATGATGAACCCTTTATGCAACTACCGGAACCAGTAAAACTTTTTGCATGTGATGCTAATCAAGGCTCTTATGTGGAAATTCACTCACTTGGTTGTGATATCTCAAAAGATACAAGTAGCAATATGGAAGATAATGATGTAAAAGCTCTATCTTCCTGTGGAACTGAGCGGAAAAGCAATGAATTTCTGTGTAAAAGCAAACACTCTGGGcaggagaatgaagctactactATTGTTCATCAACTATCTGATAGTACAGATCTGACAGGACAACTACAGGACCACAACGATATAGAGAGGAAATCTAGTATTTTAATGGATAATTTAGAGCTTCAAAGTCCTTGCCTTAGAGTGGAATGCTACCAGTTTAACTCTCAATTTTATTCTAAAGAATTCCGAGGTGAAAAGGTCAATACAAGTGATGAGTTTGTCATTCAAGAAAGAAGCAGGGGtagtaaaagtgaaagaaattGTTCTGAGGTCATTTTTGCCCTATCACCAGCCCAAAATCAAGATGCTGAATTTGATATAACTCTATTAACTGAGCAACCTTCTTTAAAGGCACAATTTGATCTTGTAGAGGTTAGTCCGGCAGTTGACATTCAAAACTGCTCCACTGATACACAATTCAGGCATGAAGTTTTGCCCTCTGATAACACTACTTCCTTAAATGCGCACAAGCCTTTTTTAGGTGAAGTATGTGGCTCACTGGTCCAATGCGATCAGGCTTTAAAACATGAAAGCGACGAAAGTGTTGCACATAGCTCTAGAGATAATGCTATCATGGAGTGTGTTGCAGATGAATCTTGGTTAGACAGTACTGGAGAGGGCAAAACTGTTGATGTTTCGCAAAACGATTACTCTGGCAGAATTGTAGAGGAAAGTTTGATGTTACGAACTTCAAATAATTCTGAATTTGCAAACTTGGAGTCGGCACATGAAGATACAAATGGAATAGATAATCTGAGCAGCAAGTCTTGTATTCAAATATCACATGGGCAACATATGAACATTATTGCAACAAGTGAGCAATTTGAAGAGGAACAAAACCTATCTACTTCAGGCATTGTATCTGATAAGTGTTCTGGGAACAGTGACAATACCTACGTGAATGACAGTGATGCAACTTTATCAAT GAAGCATTCTGAAAGTGGGAGAAAATGTAATAGTTTGATAGTACCACAACCAGATGCTGTTCCGTTCTCTGATGAATGGTTGGCTGCTATTGAAGCTGCTGGCGAG GATATATTGACAAAGAAAAGCGGTGCTGTACAAAATTCACCTACCGACAAATCCCTTCCAGAACCAAGTCCATGGTCTCCG GTGAAACGAAAGATCAATGAGATTGGACCTTTTGATTGTACAAAATGCATCAACACCCAGCCTGCGGATTTGTAG